One region of Triticum aestivum cultivar Chinese Spring chromosome 6B, IWGSC CS RefSeq v2.1, whole genome shotgun sequence genomic DNA includes:
- the LOC123133554 gene encoding homeobox-leucine zipper protein ROC8-like, whose protein sequence is MDLSDNQIQILESVFMECPNLDEAQRAHLGRELHVEPQHIKIWFKNRRAQMRRARNEQVDNHLSDSENDEIDSESDEIH, encoded by the exons ATGGATCTAAGTGACAACCAGATTCAGATCCTCGAGAG TGTTTTCATGGAGTGCCCCAACCTTGATGAGGCCCAGCGCGCTCATCTCGGTCGCGAGCTTCACGTGGAGCCCCAGCATATCAAAATCTGGTTTAAGAACCGTCGTGCCCAGATGAggagg GCTAGGAACGAGCAGGTGGACAACCACTTATCCGACTCGGAGAACGACGAGATCGACTCGGAGAGTGACGAGATCCACTAA